Proteins encoded within one genomic window of Gloeobacter kilaueensis JS1:
- a CDS encoding type II toxin-antitoxin system ParD family antitoxin: protein MPTSVALGEHFEAFIKAQLASGRYNNASEVVRAGLRLLEEQEKLEELRRAELRAAVQEGIDSGPGRSVEAVIAELRARRSAQRDQRQV from the coding sequence ATGCCCACCAGCGTGGCCCTTGGGGAACACTTCGAGGCTTTTATCAAAGCTCAGCTCGCTTCAGGACGTTACAACAATGCCAGCGAAGTTGTCCGTGCTGGACTACGGCTGCTTGAAGAACAGGAAAAGCTGGAAGAACTCCGCCGCGCCGAACTGAGGGCAGCAGTCCAGGAAGGTATAGATAGTGGTCCTGGTCGTTCGGTCGAGGCTGTTATTGCTGAGCTGCGTGCCAGGCGCTCTGCTCAGCGCGATCAACGCCAGGTCTGA
- a CDS encoding type II toxin-antitoxin system RelE/ParE family toxin encodes MQVVLSKRAELDLEEITSFIALDDPAAAERFEDKLLEHTRAIGLAPLAYRARPDLGANIRSCAHGRYLIFSPLIQAR; translated from the coding sequence ATGCAGGTTGTTCTCTCAAAGCGCGCCGAGCTTGACCTCGAAGAGATCACCAGTTTCATCGCCCTAGACGATCCAGCCGCTGCAGAACGCTTTGAAGATAAATTGCTGGAACACACCCGTGCTATCGGTCTGGCCCCGCTCGCATACAGGGCACGACCGGATTTGGGAGCCAATATCCGCTCGTGCGCTCATGGTCGTTACCTTATTTTTTCTCCGTTGATCCAAGCTCGGTAA
- a CDS encoding TonB-dependent receptor, translating to MSKNIQLMSCPGSVLAVAVLLAGSLSLVGAGRALAEPVVPDGYRLARSSEEATPHLRDLLREASGTGAADLQNIPSAWQWTQPLEPKLSQKRPADLPEPPAATAAGPDEDQSNFLDEVSVTATRRPTRARDSTQSVNIVKREDFQAQGAVTVSDALLLIPGFNNSTPALGGQSNLSANFLRGFPDTEYVVLRDGVRLGSPFNGRSDVSAIVLDDLERIEVITGGSTLRYGSGSVGGVINLITETPKGRPRLTVSYEYGSYSFNRTVAKFSGGDDIFAYNLIFTGIAAQNNYPFGFTLPRTPQFYGPNDVARNPGCNSDNAADFDAFGTCLNGGFPDGTSLYGYLKPEVGPPLKVQGINNESHVGNDNYMAKLIYKPTTNNKLSFRFNQHNLLIDDRSPGYFDYNACGIIAGPTATKNGTYNFDRFLPVDISGREQRCPLQTYLPVTASSTLALPYSYSNSYNGRISFKPGFSYPSAEQAQGEDAFFRQRSSSESEFTFSWDWDINSSQSLNTYFLYYRQALHFYRDPLYFYNSDLLGGIAANGSTASGAGELLIGANLLRPYVVGQRYEVQSSYNVQLSPGQILSAGVNYVQDKLDYQENVRGDNNELLSYFNKGFSTSRLSVFVVDDIIFSKLLTTNVGLRYTNSDQFGSILTPAAGVRVNLSDNLSLRGNYSQVFNSASLLNLYVTTGTYGQNTGLPNPSLKPETGITYDIGVDWSPARNLAFKLTYFDTYVDNKFNNQTFFNPNFAPGNGEPVTISQTINLGSYRGSGIEFSGDWQFADQWRLRVVWTNVDARPYGNYSDDIDSVTYPNYKEFQDYNLPFNSVIAALTYTNKGLSATLLGRYDDGKYRFRGDNSSRVPSWLTLDLNLEIPITTAFTMTASVFNITDTQYEYLDANPAPGTTFRLGGRFTLGG from the coding sequence ATGTCTAAAAATATACAGTTGATGAGCTGTCCCGGCTCTGTGCTGGCGGTGGCGGTCTTGCTGGCCGGTTCGCTGTCCCTTGTGGGCGCGGGGCGGGCGCTGGCGGAGCCGGTGGTTCCCGACGGCTATCGTCTTGCGCGCAGCAGTGAGGAGGCAACACCCCACCTCCGCGATCTGCTGCGCGAAGCCTCAGGCACCGGTGCCGCCGATCTGCAGAACATTCCGTCCGCCTGGCAGTGGACACAGCCGCTGGAGCCCAAACTGAGCCAGAAGCGCCCTGCTGACCTCCCGGAGCCGCCGGCGGCCACCGCCGCTGGGCCGGACGAAGATCAAAGTAATTTTCTCGACGAAGTATCCGTCACCGCCACCCGCCGTCCCACCCGCGCCCGCGACTCCACCCAATCGGTCAACATCGTCAAGCGCGAGGACTTTCAGGCCCAGGGAGCGGTCACCGTCTCCGACGCTCTGCTGCTGATTCCTGGCTTCAACAACTCCACCCCGGCTCTGGGTGGCCAGTCCAACTTGAGCGCCAACTTTTTAAGAGGCTTCCCGGACACCGAGTACGTCGTGCTCAGAGACGGTGTGCGCCTCGGCTCGCCCTTCAATGGCCGCTCGGACGTTTCGGCGATCGTTCTTGACGATCTGGAGCGCATCGAGGTGATCACGGGCGGTTCGACGCTGCGCTACGGTTCCGGTTCGGTGGGCGGTGTGATCAACTTGATCACCGAGACGCCCAAGGGCCGGCCCAGGCTCACCGTCAGCTATGAGTACGGCAGCTATTCGTTCAATCGGACAGTGGCCAAGTTCTCCGGCGGCGACGACATCTTTGCCTACAACTTGATCTTCACCGGCATCGCTGCTCAAAACAACTACCCCTTTGGCTTTACCCTGCCGCGCACGCCCCAGTTTTATGGCCCCAACGACGTGGCTAGAAACCCCGGCTGCAACTCCGACAACGCTGCAGATTTTGACGCTTTCGGCACCTGCCTCAACGGCGGCTTTCCAGATGGCACCTCGCTGTACGGTTACTTGAAGCCGGAGGTCGGCCCGCCTCTCAAAGTCCAGGGGATCAACAACGAATCCCACGTCGGCAACGACAATTACATGGCCAAGCTCATCTACAAGCCGACCACCAACAACAAGCTGAGCTTCCGCTTCAACCAGCACAACCTGCTCATCGACGATCGCAGTCCCGGCTACTTCGACTACAACGCCTGCGGGATCATCGCCGGACCAACCGCCACCAAAAACGGCACCTACAACTTCGATCGCTTTTTGCCCGTCGATATTTCTGGTCGCGAGCAGCGCTGTCCGCTGCAGACCTACCTGCCCGTCACCGCCTCCTCGACCCTGGCGCTGCCTTACTCCTACAGCAACAGCTACAATGGCCGGATCAGCTTCAAACCGGGCTTTAGCTACCCGTCGGCTGAGCAGGCCCAGGGCGAGGACGCCTTTTTTCGCCAGCGCTCATCGAGCGAATCAGAATTTACCTTCAGTTGGGACTGGGACATCAATTCTTCCCAGTCGCTCAACACGTACTTTCTGTACTACCGCCAGGCACTGCACTTTTATCGCGACCCGCTTTACTTCTATAACTCTGACCTGCTGGGAGGTATTGCTGCTAACGGTAGTACCGCCAGTGGAGCCGGTGAGCTATTGATCGGCGCAAATCTGCTGCGGCCCTACGTCGTCGGCCAGCGCTACGAAGTCCAGAGCAGCTACAACGTTCAGCTTTCCCCCGGCCAGATCCTCAGCGCCGGGGTCAACTACGTCCAGGACAAGCTCGACTACCAGGAGAACGTGCGCGGCGACAACAACGAACTGTTGAGCTACTTCAACAAAGGTTTTTCGACCAGCCGCCTCTCGGTCTTTGTGGTCGATGACATCATCTTCAGCAAGTTGTTGACCACCAACGTCGGCCTGCGCTACACCAACAGCGACCAGTTCGGTTCGATTCTCACCCCGGCAGCCGGTGTGCGGGTCAACCTTTCTGACAACCTGTCGCTGCGGGGCAACTACTCCCAGGTCTTCAACTCCGCCAGCCTGCTCAACCTCTACGTCACTACCGGCACCTACGGTCAGAACACGGGCTTGCCCAACCCCAGCCTCAAACCGGAAACCGGCATCACCTACGACATCGGCGTGGACTGGAGCCCGGCGCGCAACCTCGCCTTCAAGCTCACCTACTTCGACACCTACGTCGATAACAAGTTCAACAACCAGACCTTCTTTAACCCGAATTTTGCACCGGGTAACGGCGAACCGGTCACCATCTCCCAGACGATCAACCTCGGCAGCTACAGAGGCAGCGGCATCGAATTTTCTGGCGACTGGCAGTTCGCCGATCAGTGGCGTCTGCGGGTGGTCTGGACGAACGTCGATGCGCGCCCCTACGGCAACTACAGCGACGACATCGACAGCGTTACCTACCCCAACTACAAGGAGTTCCAGGACTACAACCTGCCCTTCAACAGCGTGATTGCCGCCCTCACCTATACCAACAAGGGCCTGAGCGCTACCTTGCTCGGTCGCTATGACGACGGCAAATATCGCTTTCGGGGCGACAACTCCTCGCGGGTGCCCTCCTGGCTCACCCTCGATCTCAACCTCGAGATTCCGATTACCACCGCCTTTACTATGACAGCGAGCGTCTTCAACATCACCGACACCCAGTACGAGTACCTCGACGCCAACCCGGCACCAGGCACCACCTTCCGCCTCGGAGGCCGCTTTACGCTCGGTGGCTAA
- a CDS encoding homoserine dehydrogenase, with protein sequence MAGTLRLALIGLGTVGSSVLAILNDVAGLDLRLGAVQVVAAAVRDLTKARNGPLPPLYEDALALACRPDIDVVVEVMGGVELPYQLLKAALKAGKHVITANKALLARHGEELFALARTQNRQLRYEAAVGGGIPLLQPIEQCLGANHIQAVTAIINGTTNYILTQMATRQIAYEEALAEAQSLGYAEADPRADVEGNDAQEKLTLLAALAFRTPLPDLAAVYREGITAVALPDVMNAQQLGFAIKLLAIATRTADGRLDLRVHPTLVPLDHPLSRVDGAYNAVLIQAEPVGSIMFYGPGAGGGPTASAVVSDIINILADAPTGAIPPASEAAPLHYLPITAVQTRFYIRLRALDQPGVIGHIGQIFGQHAVSLASIVQKNPRGAAAELVIITHDVPEARLRAALAELRASAVVQEFCTAIRVLPEGKR encoded by the coding sequence ATGGCAGGCACCCTGCGTCTGGCGCTTATTGGTCTGGGTACGGTCGGCAGCAGCGTTCTTGCAATCTTGAACGATGTGGCCGGTCTCGATTTGCGTCTGGGTGCGGTACAGGTAGTCGCCGCTGCCGTGCGCGATCTGACGAAAGCGCGCAATGGTCCGCTGCCGCCGCTCTACGAGGACGCCCTGGCCCTTGCGTGCCGCCCGGACATCGATGTCGTGGTCGAGGTGATGGGCGGGGTCGAGTTGCCCTATCAGCTTCTAAAAGCAGCACTCAAGGCCGGTAAGCACGTGATTACGGCCAACAAGGCGCTGCTTGCCCGCCACGGCGAGGAATTGTTTGCCCTCGCCCGCACCCAGAACCGGCAATTGCGCTACGAGGCGGCGGTGGGGGGCGGCATTCCGCTGCTGCAGCCGATCGAGCAGTGCCTCGGGGCCAACCACATCCAGGCGGTGACGGCGATCATCAACGGCACGACCAACTACATCCTCACCCAGATGGCCACCCGCCAGATCGCCTACGAGGAGGCGCTGGCCGAGGCCCAGTCTCTGGGTTACGCCGAGGCGGACCCGCGCGCCGATGTCGAGGGCAACGACGCCCAGGAAAAGCTCACCCTGCTTGCCGCTCTTGCCTTTCGCACGCCCCTGCCGGATCTGGCAGCGGTCTATCGCGAGGGGATCACAGCGGTTGCTCTGCCCGACGTGATGAACGCCCAGCAGTTGGGCTTTGCGATCAAGCTTCTGGCTATCGCCACCCGCACCGCCGATGGCCGCCTCGATCTGCGGGTGCATCCGACCCTGGTTCCCCTCGATCACCCCCTCAGCCGGGTCGATGGAGCCTACAACGCCGTGCTCATCCAGGCGGAACCGGTGGGCTCGATCATGTTCTATGGCCCCGGCGCGGGGGGTGGACCGACAGCGAGCGCGGTCGTCTCCGACATCATCAATATCCTGGCCGACGCGCCTACCGGGGCGATCCCGCCTGCGAGCGAAGCGGCTCCTTTGCACTATCTGCCCATCACCGCAGTGCAGACGCGCTTTTATATTCGCCTTCGCGCCCTCGACCAGCCCGGTGTCATTGGCCACATTGGCCAGATCTTCGGTCAGCACGCCGTCAGTCTCGCCTCGATCGTCCAGAAAAATCCGCGCGGTGCGGCGGCAGAACTCGTGATTATCACCCACGATGTTCCAGAGGCACGGCTACGGGCCGCCCTTGCCGAGTTGCGCGCCAGTGCCGTCGTCCAGGAATTTTGCACCGCCATCCGGGTTCTGCCCGAAGGCAAGCGCTAG
- a CDS encoding metal-sensing transcriptional repressor, with product MSSELQPTALPIESAVHHHHDPAHIKVLVDRLARIEGHVRGISNMVREDRPCPEVLVQISAVRAALTQVARLILKEHLSDCIVHAVNNGGGLAEIQALNQAIDRFLD from the coding sequence ATGAGTTCAGAGTTACAACCCACAGCACTGCCAATCGAGTCAGCAGTCCACCATCATCACGACCCGGCCCACATCAAGGTGCTGGTCGATCGGCTGGCGCGGATCGAGGGGCACGTGCGGGGCATCAGCAACATGGTGCGCGAGGACCGGCCCTGTCCGGAGGTACTGGTGCAGATTTCGGCGGTGCGGGCTGCCCTTACCCAGGTGGCCAGGCTGATCTTAAAAGAACACCTGAGCGACTGCATCGTGCATGCGGTCAACAACGGCGGTGGTCTGGCTGAAATTCAGGCGCTCAACCAGGCAATCGACCGCTTTTTAGACTAG
- the hflX gene encoding GTPase HflX, with protein MDKIYGSHKGLKPAQLRQLSRLYSLPFPLNRFLSIEFGERLAALSAELETPLCVYANRRGQVVRVGVGTPKETQFSIDELPRQGTERLSGLRCIATQFDMQGPNRGALTALALQRLDALVILDVAVEGFRRRSAAPSGFVQRAQIANLVPDPLARWVVSTPQSLSQVAAQDFDVFLEDLEDEFRRTATARAVESDRERVLLVDFFSTRTSQRAMEEELSELVQLVTSAGGEVLKVFYQRRAQPDPSTLIGQGKLEEVALSVQDLGANLVVCGRELTPTQGRNLEQAVGVRVVDRNELILDIFARRARSHEGKLQVELAQLQYLLPRLTGRGGALSRLGGGIGTRGPGETKLETDRRIIRRRIAKLQLEVNALQAHRARLRARRQRKEVPVFALVGYTNAGKSTLLNTLTDADALVADQLFATLDPTTRRLELPTGDPVLLTDTVGFIHDLPPQLIDAFRATLEEVTEADALLHVVDLSNPAWMNHIQAVQRILESLPIATGPQLLVFNKVDRVSPELRSFAEQEYPLALFISAQKGWGFLSLRQALLRWVRSLTDLPLAESSIDGEP; from the coding sequence ATAGATAAGATTTACGGTTCTCACAAAGGTCTCAAGCCCGCTCAACTCAGACAGCTGAGCCGACTGTACAGCCTGCCGTTTCCTCTGAATCGTTTTTTGAGCATCGAGTTTGGCGAGCGGCTGGCAGCTTTGAGCGCAGAGCTGGAGACGCCGCTTTGCGTGTACGCCAACCGGCGCGGGCAGGTGGTGCGGGTCGGGGTGGGTACGCCCAAAGAAACCCAGTTTTCGATAGACGAGTTGCCCCGCCAGGGCACCGAGCGTCTGAGCGGCCTGCGCTGCATCGCCACCCAGTTTGACATGCAGGGGCCAAATCGGGGAGCGCTCACTGCCCTCGCCCTGCAGCGGCTCGACGCGCTGGTGATCCTCGATGTCGCCGTCGAAGGTTTTCGCCGCCGCAGCGCTGCGCCGAGCGGCTTCGTTCAGCGGGCACAGATTGCCAACCTCGTCCCCGATCCGCTGGCGCGCTGGGTGGTTTCTACACCGCAATCTCTAAGCCAGGTGGCCGCTCAAGATTTTGATGTCTTCTTAGAAGATCTCGAAGACGAATTTCGGCGCACAGCGACGGCGCGGGCGGTCGAGAGCGACCGCGAGCGGGTGCTGTTGGTCGATTTTTTCTCGACGCGCACCAGCCAGCGGGCGATGGAAGAAGAACTCTCTGAACTGGTGCAGCTGGTGACGAGCGCCGGGGGCGAGGTGCTCAAGGTCTTTTACCAGCGCCGCGCCCAGCCCGATCCCTCGACGCTGATTGGCCAGGGCAAGCTCGAAGAGGTGGCTCTCAGCGTGCAGGATCTGGGGGCAAATCTGGTCGTCTGTGGGCGGGAACTCACCCCCACCCAGGGGCGCAACCTCGAACAGGCGGTCGGGGTGCGGGTAGTCGATCGCAACGAGCTGATTCTCGATATCTTTGCCCGCCGGGCCCGCTCCCACGAGGGCAAGTTGCAGGTCGAGCTGGCCCAGCTGCAGTATCTTCTGCCGCGACTCACCGGGCGGGGCGGGGCGCTCTCGCGCCTGGGCGGCGGCATCGGCACCCGTGGTCCGGGTGAAACGAAGCTTGAAACGGACCGGCGGATTATCCGGCGGCGGATCGCCAAGTTGCAGCTCGAAGTCAACGCCCTGCAGGCCCACCGCGCCCGGCTGCGCGCCCGCCGCCAGCGCAAGGAAGTGCCGGTCTTTGCCCTGGTGGGCTACACCAACGCCGGTAAATCGACGCTGCTCAATACCCTTACCGACGCGGACGCGCTGGTGGCGGACCAGCTTTTTGCCACCCTCGATCCGACCACCCGCCGTCTGGAGCTGCCCACGGGCGATCCGGTGCTGCTCACCGATACGGTGGGCTTCATCCACGACCTGCCGCCGCAGCTCATCGATGCCTTTCGAGCCACCCTCGAAGAGGTGACCGAGGCCGACGCCCTGCTGCACGTCGTCGATCTGTCCAATCCGGCCTGGATGAACCATATTCAAGCTGTCCAGCGCATCCTCGAAAGCCTGCCCATCGCCACCGGTCCCCAGTTGCTAGTCTTCAACAAAGTGGACCGGGTCAGTCCTGAGCTGCGCAGCTTTGCCGAGCAGGAGTATCCCCTGGCGCTGTTTATCTCCGCTCAAAAAGGCTGGGGATTTCTGTCATTGCGTCAGGCACTCCTCCGCTGGGTGCGATCGCTCACCGATCTGCCCCTGGCCGAGTCGAGCATCGACGGCGAGCCGTAG
- a CDS encoding aldo/keto reductase: MGSSRRQFLITTSGTLAAGIAAGTGSTVQAAGQTKSGEMLYRTLGRTGEKVSAIGLGGHHIGRPKDEQEGVRIVRAAIDRGITFMDNCWDYHEGGSELRMGKALQGGYRQKVFLMTKIDGRTREAAARQIDESLRRLQTDRIDLLQHHEVLRLEDPDRIFAAGGAMEAVLAAQKAGKVRYIGFTGHKDPLVHLRMLEVAAQNNFRFDTVQMPLNVMDAHFRSFEAQVLPKLVADQIGVLGMKSMGDSHVLKSNTVRPIECLHYALNLPTSVVITGIDSMQLLDQAFEAARTFEPLNPDQVSALLARTREAALRGRFELYKTTPQFDTTAQKPQYLG; the protein is encoded by the coding sequence ATGGGCAGCAGCAGACGCCAGTTTTTGATCACCACTTCGGGTACCCTCGCCGCCGGGATCGCTGCCGGCACAGGCAGTACCGTTCAGGCCGCCGGACAGACAAAAAGCGGCGAGATGCTCTACCGGACCCTGGGCCGCACGGGCGAGAAGGTGTCGGCGATCGGCCTGGGCGGCCACCACATCGGACGGCCCAAAGACGAGCAGGAGGGCGTCCGGATTGTCCGGGCGGCCATCGACCGGGGCATCACCTTTATGGACAATTGCTGGGACTACCACGAAGGGGGCAGCGAGTTGCGGATGGGCAAAGCCCTGCAGGGCGGCTACCGCCAGAAAGTCTTCTTGATGACCAAGATCGATGGCCGCACCAGAGAAGCCGCTGCCCGGCAGATAGACGAATCGCTCAGGCGGCTGCAGACCGACCGGATAGATCTGCTGCAGCACCACGAAGTCCTGCGCCTCGAAGATCCCGACCGCATCTTCGCTGCCGGCGGGGCGATGGAAGCGGTGCTTGCGGCGCAAAAAGCCGGTAAGGTGCGCTACATCGGCTTTACCGGCCACAAGGACCCGCTTGTCCACCTGCGGATGCTCGAAGTGGCTGCCCAAAACAACTTCCGCTTCGATACGGTGCAGATGCCCCTCAACGTCATGGATGCTCACTTTCGCAGCTTTGAAGCCCAGGTGCTGCCCAAACTGGTCGCAGACCAGATTGGTGTCCTGGGCATGAAGTCGATGGGCGATTCGCACGTGCTCAAAAGCAACACCGTCAGGCCCATCGAGTGCCTGCACTACGCCCTCAATTTGCCCACTTCGGTGGTGATCACGGGCATCGACAGTATGCAGCTGTTGGATCAGGCTTTCGAGGCGGCGCGCACCTTCGAGCCGCTGAACCCCGATCAGGTGAGCGCCCTGCTCGCCCGCACCCGCGAGGCGGCACTGCGGGGCCGCTTCGAGTTGTACAAGACCACTCCGCAGTTCGATACGACGGCCCAGAAGCCCCAGTACCTGGGGTAG
- a CDS encoding ABC transporter ATP-binding protein, which translates to MAQQNRLQIRQVLQLGRALRLVWQSSPGWTSANLVLLVVQAVLPVASLYLTKLLVDGVSSGLLLPDKSSALATVLPLLGLLGLTALAAAACRALSGWVSEAQTQVVTDYLHGIVHRKAAAVDFAYYENARYYDTLHRALQEAPFRPARIIAGLVQLGQSVFSLLAVALLLLTLHWGTALLLLAAVLPGTLVRLRYAETLFRWQRLRTPRERRAWYFNGMLTGDSHAKEIRLFDLAEAFEQRYCELRAELRRERLQLASKQALADFATQAGAAVAILACLGYIALRTLQGGLTLGDLFMYFQAFQRAQTYLQEALGSLVRLYEDNLFLSYLYEFLDLPNHVAEPAEPVSLPLPLQSGIRFENVSFCYPDSKESALDHIDLTIAPGQIVAFVGENGSGKTTLVKLLCRLYDPSAGRITVDGIDLRDLSLRTWRQTVSAIFQDFARYHLSAAENIAPAHAEESEPIARAAQASGAHEVIAQLRDGYQTLLGRWFDQGEELSVGQWQKVALARAFWRDCPVLILDEPTSAIDAAAEDEIFEKFQLLAARRTTVLISHRLSTVKLADRIYVLAQGRIVEQGSHDELIARQGTYARLFELQAQHYR; encoded by the coding sequence GCAGGCGGTTCTGCCCGTCGCCTCGCTTTATCTGACAAAATTGCTGGTCGATGGGGTGAGTAGCGGCCTGCTTTTGCCCGATAAAAGCAGTGCCCTCGCCACCGTACTGCCGCTTTTGGGGCTACTGGGGCTCACGGCCCTGGCCGCTGCCGCCTGCCGGGCGCTGAGCGGCTGGGTGAGCGAGGCTCAGACCCAGGTGGTGACCGATTATCTGCACGGGATCGTCCACCGCAAGGCGGCGGCGGTCGATTTTGCCTACTACGAGAATGCCCGCTACTACGACACGCTGCACCGGGCCTTACAGGAAGCACCCTTTCGCCCCGCCCGGATCATCGCCGGGCTGGTGCAACTGGGCCAGAGTGTATTTTCTTTGCTCGCGGTGGCTCTGCTTTTGTTGACGCTGCACTGGGGGACGGCCCTGCTGCTGCTCGCTGCCGTCCTGCCTGGTACCCTCGTGCGGCTGCGCTACGCTGAGACCCTCTTTCGCTGGCAGCGCCTGCGCACCCCGCGCGAGCGGCGGGCCTGGTACTTCAACGGAATGCTCACCGGCGACAGCCACGCCAAAGAAATTCGTCTCTTCGATCTGGCGGAGGCTTTTGAGCAGCGCTACTGCGAGCTGCGCGCCGAGTTGCGCCGCGAGCGGCTGCAACTGGCTTCTAAACAGGCACTCGCCGACTTTGCCACCCAGGCCGGAGCAGCCGTCGCCATTCTTGCCTGCCTGGGTTACATCGCTCTTCGCACCCTGCAGGGCGGGCTTACCCTGGGGGATCTGTTCATGTACTTCCAGGCATTCCAGCGCGCTCAGACCTACCTGCAGGAGGCACTGGGCAGCCTTGTTCGCCTCTACGAAGACAACCTGTTCTTAAGCTACCTCTACGAATTTCTCGATCTGCCCAACCACGTCGCCGAGCCTGCCGAGCCTGTTTCCCTGCCCCTGCCGCTGCAGAGCGGCATCCGCTTCGAGAACGTGAGTTTCTGCTATCCCGACAGCAAAGAATCGGCCCTCGACCACATCGACCTCACGATCGCCCCTGGCCAGATCGTCGCCTTCGTCGGCGAGAACGGCTCGGGCAAGACAACGCTCGTGAAGCTGCTTTGCCGCCTCTACGACCCGAGTGCAGGCCGGATCACCGTCGATGGCATCGACCTGCGGGATCTGTCCCTGCGCACCTGGCGGCAGACGGTGAGCGCTATCTTTCAGGACTTTGCCCGCTATCACCTGAGTGCCGCCGAAAATATCGCCCCCGCCCACGCCGAAGAAAGCGAGCCTATCGCCCGTGCCGCCCAGGCATCGGGTGCGCACGAGGTCATCGCCCAGTTGCGCGACGGCTACCAGACGCTGCTGGGACGCTGGTTCGATCAAGGCGAAGAACTGAGCGTTGGCCAGTGGCAAAAAGTGGCGCTGGCACGGGCTTTCTGGCGCGATTGCCCGGTGCTGATTCTCGATGAACCCACCAGTGCCATCGACGCCGCCGCCGAAGACGAGATCTTCGAGAAGTTCCAGCTTCTGGCGGCCCGGCGCACAACAGTGCTCATCAGCCATCGTCTTTCGACCGTCAAACTCGCCGACCGCATCTACGTGCTCGCCCAGGGGCGAATTGTCGAGCAGGGAAGCCACGACGAACTCATCGCCCGCCAGGGCACCTACGCCCGCCTCTTCGAGTTGCAGGCCCAGCACTACCGCTGA